The following coding sequences lie in one Niabella agricola genomic window:
- a CDS encoding TlpA family protein disulfide reductase, translating into MKKITLACVMAILCAYNMAFTQSFSYNIAKINFPLYVGDYVNRLQSIGKSVNYVSDTISLNHFKDKLVIVGFWFTHCGACIARFKDEMALQKKYAKDIQLIMVTFEDAPVVKQFIKDWEQKNNTRFTLPVIVADTVLKKAFRSLHNPYYAWLFPTGRLAGLTSPELLTPAAIEAMTTELKSDRKARATFDKEAEEKKKR; encoded by the coding sequence ATGAAAAAAATAACGCTTGCCTGCGTAATGGCGATCCTATGCGCCTATAATATGGCTTTTACACAGTCATTTTCATACAATATTGCGAAGATCAATTTCCCGCTTTATGTGGGAGATTATGTAAACCGGTTGCAGTCAATAGGTAAGTCTGTTAACTATGTCTCTGACACGATTTCGCTTAATCACTTTAAAGATAAGCTGGTCATTGTGGGTTTTTGGTTTACACATTGTGGCGCCTGTATTGCCCGGTTTAAAGATGAAATGGCTTTGCAGAAAAAATACGCGAAAGATATTCAGTTGATTATGGTGACATTTGAGGATGCACCTGTTGTAAAACAATTTATAAAAGATTGGGAGCAAAAAAATAATACCCGTTTTACATTGCCAGTTATTGTTGCGGATACGGTTTTAAAAAAGGCATTCCGCTCTCTTCACAACCCATATTATGCATGGCTGTTTCCTACGGGGCGGCTGGCGGGACTAACGAGTCCGGAGCTACTTACGCCTGCAGCTATTGAAGCAATGACTACGGAGTTAAAAAGCGATCGAAAAGCTCGCGCAACCTTTGATAAAGAAGCGGAAGAAAAAAAGAAACGTTAA